The sequence below is a genomic window from Lemur catta isolate mLemCat1 chromosome 12, mLemCat1.pri, whole genome shotgun sequence.
ttCATCAGAAAATTAGTTGGCttgtattatatttacttttgtcatttcagaaaataaaggtGCTGAGTTGTTCATCTTCTCACATAAGGGAAAAAACAATGAGAATTTCAGAAAGTTAGTTTAAGGTCACGCATCAAAATTGCCTGACAGTAAACACCCAGCCAAGTTACCAAGTCAAATGTTAGAATTACCTTATGTGAAAATCTTTAAATATAGGGCAGAACAGGTAACCACCCTGAGTTTGACACAGGTCTTTTAAAAGATGGAGGCCACTCCTCCTCAGCTCGCAGAGTATATCATCTACATCTCTCTTTGAGAATGATCTCTAAATCCTTTTAATAACAATGTGTGGTCTTTATGAAATGCTATTTAATGCTAACTACCTGCAGATAATCTTGGCTGCAACAGACATTTTTAGGAATCCTACCTGTAGTATATTGgagtaaattttatattgaagTCAATTGCTTTATCCTACAAACAGTTTTAATAAGCCAGGCTTGGAGTTTCCAATCCAAAAGACAACAGGATCTAGTAGTTGATGGATTATATTAAAGTAGACTCCCTTAATTATGTCAAATGGCATAGAGAAAAAGTCTACCCGTAAATAGTTACAATGTTCCTCCTATAGGGAAGAAATAAGACTTGCGTTTGCCATATCAAGAATcacctgaaaaatgaaaaagtaactcAAACGTACCCAGGAGACCCATCTACTTACTGGTGACAACTGTGCCACTCCCAGGAATATCTTGGCCGGCTTGGTAAGAAGTCTGATGTCCCTTGGTTTTTCACTCTTTGGGGAAATCTTAGCAGCACCCTGTGATCATAATCTCTGACATCTCCCCTGTATGCTGAACTgtgattttcaaaaaagaaacattatattCACACAATATTAACTAAAGACAAAACTACAAATAAAACCTCTCCATTATACAATAGTGACAATCCCCCTTCTCCAACTAGACTATCAGTTCCAAGAGGCCAgagcatttgtttattttgtttatttctgcattcCAAGCTCCTAGAACACTCCTGGAACAGTCAGAGCTCAATGAGTATTTggagaataaaggaatgaatggaaaCTATGGAAATCCACAGagcttaaaagtaaaaacataataaaattagcACTAAAAATGTGAGAAGTAAACTTcgtatttaaaatctattcaagTTTGATCCTATGAATGAGTGAAACTAAGGTAGAAATTATcctcaacaaaaaaataatcccATAGACACTTGTTAAGAAGtttgaattttacaaaatatttcttcttaaatatttaattaagatGGAAAATGGGGAAATAACTCTAAAAGAGGACACCCAGAGTTAGAGGAATTATTTTGTAACTTCACTATCTTTAAAACAACAGCACTACTGTAATAACATCACAGGGAGGGCAATGGTGTGAGTGATGCAAGACTCAGGAATGAAAATGAACttggatttcttttcttcctttagccTGACAATTATAAAGGGTCAAAGTGGAAGAAATGTACAAATACACACCACTGTGTTCCTACTAATatattttgtgtgaatatatgttaAATACTATGGATGACCTTATTCACACgttaaaatttttatgaaccCTATCAAAACATCTTTTGCTCCCTCTGCTGGTTCCCCAGCAGAAAACTCAGAGAACCCCAATCCTagaacttctattttattttaggactAATGGAAAAGCAAAGTTCTTGCTCATGGGCTTATTCTGGCTGGAGTATTTATAACACCAAAACAGTTAATCGTTGTCTCAAACAAAAGAGGAAACCTAACCTTTACCAATGAGGCTACAATGGCAAATTTGACGCCAATCTTTTAAGGGAATAGTAGCACACTCTTCTATTACAATAACTTTAAACATTACTGTATAGTTGTTTTACAGAAGTTACTGGAAGCAATTGGCTCCAAAGTGTAAATATCTTGGGAAAAGAGCACCAGGagacttccagtctccaggcTAAGGGTTTGCTCCACCTCCCTGATTTGTGCAGGAGTTTGACAGTCAGAACCCACAGAAATCTTCAAAAGTTTAACTCTCCATCCAGGTCAGCGTGCCCGGGAGGTCACGTCCCACTTCCCAGCTCTTGTCCGAGCTCTGGTCCGCGCGGGACAGCAGCGGTCAGAACCAGGCACGAGAGCGCCCCGCAACCCAGACCGCGGAGCGGGGCGCAGAGGTCCCAGCCCGTACCTGGCCAGGCAGTTTTCCTCCGCGGCGCATCGCAGGTTGTACATGGACATCTTCTGCACGTACGTGGACGCCTGGATGTAGTAGGGGTCAGGCACCAGGTCTGGGAGACCTAAACGTCAGCAGGCAACGGGCGCGGCGGTGAGACAACCCGGTGCCCCCCACTCCGGCTCCCGACCCCTCCAGGTCCCTTCCTCCTCACCCTTCGCCCACTGGGACTGCGAGGTGGGGCTGAGGGCAGCGAGAGAACGGGGACACCGGCGCGGCGCAGCGAAGCAAAGTGGAAAGGAAGCAGGCGGGGCCGGCGCGCGGTTTGCGCTGGATTCCAGAGCTGCCTCTGCAGGCGCGGGGGAGGGAACGGTCCGCCGGGACGGGGCCCGCCGCGCCCAGGCAGCCACGTCGAGGAGCCACACAGTTGGGGACCAGGTGCAGGGTGCTTGGCGGACTGGGGGTGCTTACCGTACTGGAAGTAGCCGGTGCCGTACCCGGGCCGGTACCTGTTCCCAGGCCGAGGCCTCTCATACGTGTCGTAGTAGTTGTAATAGGGGTTGTCGTCGGTGTACTTGTAGGGGTTGTACGGGTCGTCGCCCACCATGCCGTCCACGCGGCTGGGCGGCCGCAGGTTACTGAGCGCCGGGACGTCTGGCGCAGTCCGATTGCCCGCGCCCGAGGCGCCAGCGTCGCGGGCTCCGGCTTGGACCCAGGCGCGGCCGGCGGGCCTGGCTCGGCCGGCGGTAACCCCCGAGGAGCCGGCCGGCCGTGCACGCGCCGCGGCGGTGCGGTTGTCGCGGAGCAGCAGGATCGGCGTGCGCGGCTGCGAGCCGGCGGCGCTGGCGGCACCCGGGGCGGTGGCGCCCGGGTCCCGGCGGCGCTGCGGCTGGTACTGCGAGCCCAGGCTCAGCAAGCTGAACACCTGCCCGTTGTTCTCCCACTGGATCTGCTGGCGCCAGGCGCCCGGAGCTGCGGGCGGctcgcgcgggggctgctgcggGCCGGCGGCCGGCGGGGCGCAGCGCACGAGCGCGCAGAGCTGCAGCGGCCCCAGCAGGAGCACGGTCCAGGCGAAGCGCATCGCTCCCTCTGCCGGATCGCCCCCACTCGGGGAGGACGTGGCTCGGAGAAAATAAAAACGGGGCTCAAATCACGGGAAGGAGCGAGAAATCTTCAACCGAGGAGGCGGGCGGAGCGCGGGTGTCTCCGTCCCACCACGCAGTGCCAAGGGTGGGCTGCAGACCCTTCCCCTGTCAAGGCGGCTGCTGGGACGTGGCACCCGTCTCTCTCCCCTGTCCCAGTCCTGGAGGGCGACGGGGAGCGGTGCGGCGGTCCCAGCGAGCGGGCAGTGTCtggagtgaaggaaggaggagagatttTAAACTTTCTGGCACGTTTGCAAAGTTACACAAGCGGTTCTGGCCCAGCCGCCCCTCCGCTGTTGGTTCACGTAATGCGATTGGAAACGTGCGAGGCGGACAGCTCCTCGccgctgcccctccctcccctgccctcctctccccgtCCCGTCCTCCGCCCCCCAGACACGTTGCACAGGCAGCGTTAAGGGGAAAGAACGAAACGGAACACACATCCTGAGACACACTGGCTTAATCTGGGGCGAACATGCAGGAATTTCAAAAGACTCAGACAGGCGAAGGCAGCCAGGCCATGGGGCGACGCCAAAATATGCATGAAGAAAAATGCTATTAGGTCACCAGCCCCGGAGAGGCGGGAAGtcgggaggtggggagggtgcTGGGGGCGAGAGCGGATGGGAGAACGGTTGGGACTAACGTTTATCCATAAAGGAGTTAACCAGACATACTTCCCAGTGCACACTCACTCGCCTTTATGGGAAGCGCCCTCAGCAAGTAAGCCCCAGGatatcaaattttgtttttgtgtgtgtaggtaATATGAGAAATGGGTTACAGATATGTTTCCTacagtgaatattttaataaccaaAAGTGAAATTTTACAAGGAACAAAGCCAGCTAACCTTGAAGCGATGAATAAACCTGTCTCTTTTGCAAAATGCCGGCCTGCTTTGTACTCTGAGTGGAAATGAAGAACCATCTCTCATCTCCCCAGTGTCTACCAGGAAGTTTCATTAAAGGGGACTAGAATAAGTCTGGGTAAGAGAGCATTCAGAAGGCATCTTCAAATAAGCGTTttatcttactttttctttttctcttctgcattAATAAGGTTTgactttgcatttaaaaaaattaaatcaccgCTGTTAAATACTGAAATTCAGTAAAGCGTCCCACAGTGTTTGATTTATCTTCCAATCTAAACAAAGGGGTTGCTGAAGAAATAGCCATGGAGTTCAGATTCCGGTAGAGAATGGAGTAGgagtggggc
It includes:
- the LOX gene encoding protein-lysine 6-oxidase isoform X2; amino-acid sequence: MRFAWTVLLLGPLQLCALVRCAPPAAGPQQPPREPPAAPGAWRQQIQWENNGQVFSLLSLGSQYQPQRRRDPGATAPGAASAAGSQPRTPILLLRDNRTAAARARPAGSSGVTAGRARPAGRAWVQAGARDAGASGAGNRTAPDVPALSNLRPPSRVDGMVGDDPYNPYKYTDDNPYYNYYDTYERPRPGNRYRPGYGTGYFQYGLPDLVPDPYYIQASTYVQKMSMYNLRCAAEENCLASSAYRGDVRDYDHRVLLRFPQRVKNQGTSDFLPSRPRYSWEWHSCHQHYHSMDEFSHYDLLDASTQRRVAEGHKASFCLEDTSCDYGYHRRFACTAHTQGLSPGCYDTYGADIDCQWIDITDVQPGNYILKVSVNPSYLVPESDYTNNVVRCDIRYTGHHAYASGCTISP
- the LOX gene encoding protein-lysine 6-oxidase isoform X1, with the translated sequence MRFAWTVLLLGPLQLCALVRCAPPAAGPQQPPREPPAAPGAWRQQIQWENNGQVFSLLSLGSQYQPQRRRDPGATAPGAASAAGSQPRTPILLLRDNRTAAARARPAGSSGVTAGRARPAGRAWVQAGARDAGASGAGNRTAPDVPALSNLRPPSRVDGMVGDDPYNPYKYTDDNPYYNYYDTYERPRPGNRYRPGYGTGYFQYGLPDLVPDPYYIQASTYVQKMSMYNLRCAAEENCLASSAYRGDVRDYDHRVLLRFPQRVKNQGTSDFLPSRPRYSWEWHSCHQHYHSMDEFSHYDLLDASTQRRVAEGHKASFCLEDTSCDYGYHRRFACTAHTQGLSPGCYDTYGADIDCQWIDITDVQPGNYILKVSVNPSYLVPESDYTNNVVRCDIRYTGHHAYASGCTISPY